Genomic window (Prosthecobacter fusiformis):
AAGGACATCCATCCCGGTAAAGGCGACGCCAACATCGGTTGGCAGCACGTTGCCGCTGGTGATCATCTCTACTTCACGGCCTCGAATGGTCTGCAGTATGATCTCTGGACCACGGACGGCACGATGGCCGGGACGGTCCCGGCGGCGAGCTTTTTCCCAGAGCGGAATTACATCAATCCGAGTGAGCTAAGTGTTCAGAAAGGCCGCTTGTCCTTTGTCAGTCAGCCTAACCAAGGGGATGACCAGCCGATGCAGGTCTGGCTCAGTGAGGATGGCACTCCCGGCGGCATTCAGCCTCTTTTGGCGGATATCTCGCCCTTCAGTCCCCGGGGGGCCGTGCGTCCGGTTCAGGTAAATGGGAAGGTGCTGATCCCGCACGGTGAGATCGACAGCTACCGTACCGATATTCCGGTGGATCTGATCAGTCATGATCCGAGCACGGGGACGACGGAGAATCTCTTCAGAGGCTCAGTGACTTATTTTACGTGGCTCTGGCAATCGCCCATCCATGCGATGTTCAGTTACCGCACGTCAGCCTCAGCCACTGCGGAAATCGTTCTTCAGATCACCGATGGCACGGCTGCCGGGACCCGCGTCCTGGCGGAGATCCCTGCCAATCTGGCCAGGTCCATCCTGACGACCGATGACACGGTGTGGTTCATGGGTCCAGATGCCGCGCAGGACGACCGCATCACACTCTGGAAGACCGATGGCACGGTTGAGGGCACCGTCGCGGCTCAGCTTCCTGCCGCTGCGGACGCGAACTCCTTCCCTTTCCTGAAGGCCCGTCTGGGAGATCTGGCCATCTTCACGGCGGAGGATGCCACCCATGGACGTGAACTCTGGCGTAGCGACGGCACGGAGGCGGGGACCTTCATGCTGAAGGACATCATCCCCGAAACTGACTCCACCCCGCTGACCATCCATGGCACCTATGCGGGCCTGCTTTACTTCACCGCTGCGATCTCAGCTCAAAACAAGCAGCTCTGGCGCACGGATGGCACAGAGGCAGGCACCTTCATGCTAAAGGAGGTCAGCTCCTGGCTCAGTTCAGCCGATCCCTCCGAGTTCACGGTCATGGACGGTGTGGTGTATTTCAAGGCTCCTGGGGCCGGCTTCCAGATCTGGCGGACGGATGGCACCGTGGCCGGGACCCGGCAGGCGACCAACATTGCCTCCCACTACAGCAACGAGGCTCCCAGCCAGTTCACGTTGTTCCAAGGACGCCTCTATTTCGTCGGATCAGGCTCTCATGGCCGGGACATCTGGTCCACCGACGGCACTCCGCAGGGGACCTTGCCACTGTCTCTGAATGACCAGGGCTTTAGCCAGTTCCAGGTCTCAAGCACCGCTGTGCTCAGAGCTGCGGGTGAGTTCCTCTACTGGATCGAGGGCGGCAGTCTCTACCGGACAGACGGCACCCCGGGCACGCGCACCACCCTCACTTCCACTAACTTTGACATTTCGTCTCTGCTCGTCCGCCCGCCCATGCCGGGGGCCTCCGTCTCGCCAGACCAGCACGTCGTCTTCTTCCTCAGCAACGGCAAGCTGTGTCGCTGCAGCAATGACGAAACCGCCGCCGTGGAGATCTGTCAGGCCGGTGCCGCGAGCATCCTGTTATGCGGGGACCGGATCGTCTATACGGAGGCCCCTCTGGGAGGCGGCCTCTGCAGCCTCTGGTCCAGCGATGGCACCGCCGGGAGCAGGCAGCAGCTCCTGCCTGTGCTGGTGACGAACCCTCTCCTGGCCAGCACCGCGCAGCGCCTTTACTACACCTGCACAGATGCCGGCGGACGGCTGAATCTGGAGTGCATCCGCCCGGACGGCAGCGACCGCACCGTGCTGCATCCGGCGGATCCGGGCGATGTCTTTTACCCGGAGCTCATCGAGGGCGAGCATGTGATCTTCCGGAGACAGCTATCGAAAGCTTACAGTCAGACGGTGGCGGATCAGCTCCTGGTGGAAACCAGCGGCACTCTGGAGAGCACCCGCCAGTCCGGTTTCATCAGTGCGCCCAACTGGGGCGGCATGGTTCGGGCAGGCAGCCTGGTTTTCCTGGCCGCCAATGACCCCGCCGCAGGCCAGGAACTGCACAAGCTGGCCATCGACGGCCCGCCTGCACTGATACTCGGCCAGAGTGCCGGGCAACCGTCTCTGGAGATTGGTGAGGATGACCTCATCGAGCTGCCTCCGCAGGTCCTGCATCAGCCGCGTGTGCGCACCCTGCATCTGCGCAATACCGGCCTGCAGGCGCTCACGGACATCACTTTTTCAGCCCCCAGTCTGACGGACTTTGAGATCGCTCCTGCCAGCATCGCCTCACTGGCCCCGGGCGCGGTGGCGGAGGTCCAGATCACCTTCACCCCGCAGCAGACCGGCTTGCGGGAGACGACCGTCCAGTTCAGCAGCACCCTCGGCGCCTCCTCTTTCACCCGCACCCTGCACCTGCGCGGTCGCGGATTGGCTCAAGATGCCGCCCCGGAGAACCTAACTGCGCCCAGCTCCCGCCTCGTCCTGGCCGGGCAGTCCGTGACCTTTGCGGCAGACATCCTCGCCCCGGCGGGCATCACCACGGCGGGCTGGCAGCGCACTCCCGGCACCGCTTTGGCCGAAACCGGTCCTGTCCTCACCTTGCCCGCCGTGCAGGCGGAGGATGTGGGCGTTTACACCTACCACGTCAGCACCCCGGCCGGAGAGGTGACCACTCGGCCTGCCAGTCTCGGCGTGGTCGCAGCGGCCATTCCCTTGCTCCGGGTGACCCTCGACACCGGGTTTGTACTGAGCTGCACCGCCCAGGCTCCCCCCGGCAGCACTCTGAGCTATCAGTGGACTTTTAAGAACCATCCCCTGCGCTCCGGTGGCCGCATCCAGGGCAGCCAGACCGCCCGCCTGCACATCGAAACCCTGAGCCCTGACGATATCGGTTCTTATGAGTGCCTCGTCACCCTCCACGCCCCGGATCGCAGCGTCACCCTCAGCCATGGCCGTACCGAGGTCACCCGACTGCTGCCGCCGGAGATCCTCGTGGGCGGGGACACGTATTATTACATCGGCCAGGCCATGCAATATCAGGTGCCGACCAGCCAGCCAGCGGATAGCTTTACCTTCAAAGGCCTGCCTCCCGGCCTGACCGCCAGCGCCTCCGGCCTGATCACCGGTCGCCCGACCAAGTCACTGCCCCTGGATCCGGCAACCGGGTTTCCGCGTCCTTACAAAGTCAGCGTCATCGCCCGCAATGCCGCGGGGATCGGCCAGCCCGGGATCGTGCCCATGGTCGTCATGTCGGTCGCCCTTCCCGGCACCTACCATGGCCTCATCGCGCGCAGCACCGAAGTGGCCGGTGGCAAAAACCTCGGTGGCAGGGTCACCATGACCGTCGCCGCAGCAGGCGGCTTCAGCGGCCAGCTCGTCCACGGCGGCAAAACTTATCGCTTCACCCGCCCTAGTCTGGCGACCGAGGTCACTCAACTGGGGGCTGCCGTGGAGTATGAAGTCCCCATCATCCCCGACCGCAAGCTGCCACCGCTGCGGCTCATCCTCAGCGGTTCCGGCGGCCCCGACTTGGTCGCCACCCTCATGGATGCCGAGGGCCATAGCACCTTTGGAATGCTGGAACTCCAGGTAACCCGCACCTCCACCGAGATGGTCCATGCCTCTGGCATCTACAACGTCCTCCTCAGCCCCCGCCCTGCCCAGCCAGAGGACAGCGATCCCACACCCCCCGTCGGCCCCCAGGTGCCCGGCGGGACCGGCTATCTGGTCGTCAATGTCGCTAAATCCGGCACCGCCACCTGGAAGGGTAAACTGGCCGATGGCACCGCCGTCACCGGCACTTGCCCCATCGTCTCGGCCTCCCGTCCGCAGGTTTTCCTTCACTCCCCCGTCAATAAGGAGACTGGCTCCCTGCACGGCTATCTGACCCCCGCCTCCGGCAGCATCAATCCCAGCAGGAGCTCCCTGAGCTGGATGAAGGCCCCGCACCAAAGCCGCAGCTACGCGGACGGCATCCTCCTCCACCGCCTCAATGCCGACGGCTCCGTCTGGTCCAAACCGGACCGGTATAATTTTTTCTGGGATCTCCAATACATCGGCTACAACCTGAAGATCAACCTCTCTGGCCCGGGCCTGTCGGAGGAGGGTGTCCTGCAATATGCCGGCATCAGCACCGCCTACCGCGTGACCCTGCCGCTGAAGATCTCCGGCAACATCATGCAGAAGCTGAGCATCTCCACCACCACGGGTCTCTTCAAAGGCAGCTTCCGCCTCTATGCCCTGCCTGGCCCCGACCTGCCTCCCAAGGCCGTGGACATCCCCTTTGAAGGCGCCTTTACCACCCGCGGCCCCGCGCGCGGCTTCTTCCTCCTGCCCGTGCTCGATGAGGAAGGCTGGCTCCCCAAAACCCCCCAGCTTCAGTCCGGCACGATTGAATTCATCCCCAACACGCCCTGAGGCGGGGAATGACGAACGACCAGGCTTCGAAAGCTTGTTGGCTTGACCGCCCGCTTGCAAATCTGATTTTTTCACAAAGAAACCAAGATTTGATCCTCATTCCATTATTGTAAAATTATGTCAGGGATGTCTGACAATGACTGCGAAAGCACCTTGTGAAGAAACTGCTGTCAACCACCCTTTTTGAGCATTTTTATCTACCTTTTTCGGTTGCAAAAGTTACCGTGAAATATGCATCACAGGATCAATTTCCCAAAGGCTCACATGACGTGCAATATGCATTAAAATGCAGTTTAAGCATTGTCACATTCCTGTCACTGTAACACTGAGAGTAGAAAAATATTTCGCGGAAGTTAATATGTCTTCGAATAATGTATCGTAATACGTTCATTTTCAATACATTATGAGGTTTCTATTTCCGAGGTTTGACGCAAGTCTAACCAATGCAGGTGGAAGGGTGCCTGGTAACAGCTTGCAGTTCCTCTCTGAAGATCTGCATGTTCCACAGCTCTGAGTCTCTTTTCCCAGTCGTAAACTAGCCTCATGAATGGCTGCAAAAATGGGTGCAAAAAGAGTTGCGATCAGTTCTTCAGAGTGATTGTGAATAACTTGTGAATTGATGTGGCTAACCCATCCAGTTTTTGAGAAAAAGAAGCTGGCTTGAATTGAGGTAATCTTCCGAAATTGTTGAAACTGAACCATGAAACGCTGGCGCATCGCAGGAATTAATTTTGAACATTTTCACATGGGTGACCTGCTGCGTCAGGTTTTTGAGCATCCCTTGGCTGACATCGTGGGGATCTGTGATGAGCAGCCCCAGCGGATGGTCGAGGCGGCACGGCAGTTCGGATTGCATGACGGTCAGGTCTTCACAGACTTTCGCTCATGTCTGGAATTCACTCGCCCGGACATCGTCATCATGTGCCCCGCCGCTAGCAAGCATGGAGAATGGGTGCACAAAGTGGCCCCTTTCGGCACGCACATCATGATAGAAAAGCCTTTCGCTGCCTCATTGGCCGAGGCGGATGCCATGGTCACTGCCATGAAACCCCATGGCAAAGTCCTGGCGGTGAACTGGCCACTGGTTTGGGATGCAGGGCAGCAGACCGCTCATCGCTTAGTGCAGGAGGGGCTGATTGGCCAGATTGTTGAGTTTCATCACCATGGCGGAAACCGTGGCCCTCTTTTTCATGGAGCGGACAAAGCTGACCACATTCCTACCGCCGCCGAAAAGGCTGAAAGCTGGTTTTACAGTCAGGCGCAGGGCGGGGGATCGCTGCTGGATTATATGGGCTATGGCACCACCCTCGGCTCCTGGCACATGAGTGGTCAGGTACCCCTGGAGGTGACTTGCACCTGGGACCACCCCAGTGGCTTGGAGGTGGATGAGCACAGCGTCACGGTCATCCGCTATGCGACTGGACTTAGCAAAACCGAAACCCGCTGGGGCACCTTTACAGATCCCTGGACCCACCAGCCCCAGCCCAAATGCGGATTCGTCCTGCGCGGCACAGACGGCACCCTTTCCTGCTACGACTATGAAAAAACCCTGTGGGTGCAGACGCGGACCCGCCCTGAAGGCTACGCAGTGCCTGTGGATGTGATCGCCTCTCCGAATCGCAATCCTGTGGAGCATTTAATCCATTCGCTGGAAACGGGCACTCCACTGATCGGCCCGCTCACACTGCAAATCAGCCGCTTGGGACAGCAAATCGTGGATACAGCCTTCCAGAGCGCTCAACAAAAGCGGACCTTGTCTCTGCTCGGTTGATTCCTCTCACGGATTCTGCCATTGCTAAGCCCAATGATCCATCCCACAGCCCTGATCCACCCTTCTGCCCAGATTGATTCCACTGCGGAAATTGGTCCCTATGTGATTGTGGACGGACCGGCTGAAATTGGCCCAGGCTGCCGCTTGGAAGCTCATTCCCAGATCGTCGGCCAGGTTAAAATGGGGGCAGGGACCGTGATCGGACGTGCCGCCATCATCGGCGGAGATCCCCAGGATCTGGGATTCAAGACTGAAACAGAGAGCGGCGTCATCCTGGGGGAGGCGAATGTCATCCGGGAACACGTCACCATCCACCGTGGCAGCAAGCCCGGCAGCTTCACCCGCATAGGCGATGGCAATTTCATCATGGCCAGCGCCCATCTGGCGCATGACGTTGTTCTGGGGAATAAAAACATCCTGGCCAATGCCTGCTTGCTGGCCGGTCATATCACCGTGGGCAGCCATACCTTCATTGGTGGCGGTGCCGTTTTCCACCAGTTCATCCGCATCGGGGATTACTGTGTGATTCAGGGGAATGGAGGTTTTGGCAAGGACATCCCCCACTTCTGTGCCGCTCATCGCATCAATCGCCTCATGGGGCTCAATGTCATCGGTCTCAGGCGTCAGGGCTTCAGCTCAGAACAGCGCGCCAGCATCAAACAAATGTTCCACCTGCTCTTTAGTTCTGGAAGAAACCTCTCCCAGGCAGTCGCCGCAGCGCGTGAAAAGGAGTGGTCTGAGCCTGCACAGCGCCTCCTGGATTTTGTCGCCACCCCCTCCAAAAGAGGCATTTGTGCGCTCCAAGGTGGCAGGGAAGGGGAGGATTGAGAATAAGCAGGAATTTTTCCACCTGCTTTTTCTTGTCACCTTTGAGGCGGTGGCCTATTGAATGGCCTGCTTGGATCAGTTCCCGGTTTAGTTTCCCTGTTCCTGGCTTTTTTCTCAATCTCTACGGCATCATGACATTCTCCCGACTGTGCGTCGTTCTCGGCTTTGCAGCTCTGATGGTCGCTCCTGGCGTTCGCGGCCAGGCTCTGCTCGACTCTCTGACCAGCAACCTCAACATTGAGGGGCTGGAAACCACCTATGACCCTGAAACAGGCCTGGCCACTGCCAACGGTGACGTGCGCATTAGCTACACCGATGTCGAGATTCGCTGCGGCACGGCCAGTTACAATGCCACCACTGGGGAAGTCATCGCCAGAGACAATGTCGTCATCTGGAAGGCTGGCACCACCTACCGCGGTGACAACATCATCTACAATGCCAATTCCGGCGAACTCAGCGGTGATGCCGTCCGTAGCGCCATGCCCATGGACATGGGGAACTTCTTTTACGAAACCACCAAGTTTGAGACCGAGACTAAACTGATTCAGAAAGTGGAGGGGGAGGACACTTACTTCACCACGCATGACGTGCAGAATCCAAACTTCCGCCTGCGTGCCCGTAAGCTGACCATTTATCCCGGGAATCGCATCGTCATGCGCAATGTCACCGTCCTGGCTGGCAATACCCCTGTCTTTTACTTTCCCTACATTTCACAGCCCTTGGAGGATGAGGTGGGCTACCGTTTCACCCCTGGTTTCCAGAGCCGCTGGGGCGCTTTCCTCCTGGCCCAGTATGGCGTCATCCATGGCGACCACACCCTGGCCAAATATCGCCTGGACCTGCGCTCAGCACGCGGTGTCGGTGTCGGGGCTGATTTCCTGTCTCTTCGCCACAAAGAGAACCGCAACAATTTCGGTAACCTGAAGCTCTACTATCTGAAAGACTCGGATCCGGATAAAAACCGCACCGGCGTGGCCCGTGGCCCGGTGGGTGAGGACCGTTACCGCATTAATTTCCAGCATCGCATCTATCTGCCTGGACCTGAAAAGAGCACCTGGTACCTGGATTTTGACATCAATAAGGTCTCCGATGCCCACTTCTACGAAGACTTTTACTTCAATGACTTCCGTGAGACACCTGAGCCAGAAAACCAGATCTCCCTCGTCCACAATAACCCCGCCTACCTCGCCACTTTGATGGCCCGGTTTCAGGCCAATGACTTTTATACCGTTGGTACCAAGCTTCCAGAGCTCGCCATCGACTGGACCCGCCGCCAGCTTTGGCACACCGGCATTTATCATCAGGGCACATTCAGCGCAGGCATCCTCAAGGATGAACTTGGTGATGAACAGGAGCGCGACTTTGCCGGCCTTATCACAGAAGGCAGGGGCGGTGTCCTCAGTGCGGATTCTACCCGTCGTTATCAGGATATCCTCGGCCTTGGCACTGGCTCAGTTTTGGGTGCAGGAGATATTGCCCGCGGGGTGGATCTCTTCTCGGCACAGCTTGAAGGTGCAGGTTTCGCCCGAGTCCACACTTACCAGGAACTCCTCTACCCCAAGACTTTGTTTGGGTGGCTGAATGTCGTCCCTCGCGTGGGTGGTGGTGTGACCCACTATTCGGATATCGACGGAGCATCACCTGAGCTTTCCTCGGAGACGAAGACCCTTTTCCATGCAGGTCTGGATGTCTCCTTTAAAGTGACAAAAACCTGGAGCGACTACTACAAGCCTGAGTGGGGCCTGGACGGCCTGCGTCACGTCCTTCAGCCATACCTGAATTACTCCTACTTGGATGCTTCCCAGGCGACCGGTTTCCGTGGTGTGGACCGTCTTTCCCCCACCACCCGTCCCCGCTCCATTGACGTCCCTCTTTATACCGCTGTGGATGATCTCCAGTCCTGGAACATCGCTCGTATCGGGATGCGCAACCTCCTGCAGACGAAGCGTGATTATACCAGCACCAAGAACGGCACCTTTTACTCCGCTACGAGCGAAGGGCCGCAGACTTATACCTGGGCTGGTCTGAATACGTATGTGGATGTCTTCCTCAAAGACCCTGAATTCGACCGTAATTTCTCCAACCTTTACAACGAACTGTTCTTCCGTCCGGTTCCTTGGGTGAATTTCTGGATGGACTGGCAGATGCCGCTCGAAAGTGGTGAAGGCAGCTTCACAGAACTCAACCAGGGCGTGACATTCATGCCAGGGCGTAATATGCAGCTGACTCTGGGTCACCAGTATGTGAGTGACAGCCCTTACTTTGCGGATTCCAGCCTGGTCTTCTCCCGCATCTACGCCCGCTTGACGGACAATTGGGGCTTCTCCATGAACCACATTTTCGAAATGGATGACGGCACGATGGAATTTCAAAGCTACAGCGTCTCGCGGGATCTCTCCAGTTGGGTGGCTTCAGTCGGTGCCATGGTCCGGGACAACCGCAATGGCCTCTCAGATTACGGTATTCTCTTCTCCCTGACTCTGAAGGACTTCCCTCAGCTCAGCATGCCGCTGGATATCGACCCCAACCCATCTGGCCGTGGAGGCAATCAGTAGGGCAGTTTTGCTCTTGAGAGTGAATGGCGTTGAGCGCAGTGTTGTGCTCTCATAATGGACCCGGTGATTCACAGCAGCAGCCACTGCTGGTAATCATCGGATTTCCTCGCCGTTTTCTCCTATATTTCATGAAGCTCACCATCATCGGTTCTGGATACGTCGGTCTCACCACAGGGGCTTGTTTTGCCGAGGTTGGGCATCAAGTGCTTTGTGTGGATAACGACGAGGCCAAGGTGAAATCCCTACAGGCCGGAGAAATCCCCATTTTCGAGCCGGGCCTGGAATCTCTCGTGAGAAAAAATGTGGCCGCACGCCGACTTCAATTCACCACTTCGACCGAGGAAGGCGTGGACCATGGGGAGGTGCTCTTTATCGCCGTCCCCACACCTCCTCAGGCCGATGGCAGCGTGGATCTCAGTTTCATCGAGAAGGTGGCCCGCGAAATCGCCCAGTACCTTTCCAGTTACCGCGTCATTGTGGACAAGAGCACCGTCCCCGTGAAAACCGGTGAACGCGTGGCCTCCACCATCCGCCGCCATGCCAAGCCAGGGGCAGAGTTTGATGTGGTCAGCAATCCTGAGTTTCTGCGCGAAGGCTGTGCCGTGGCCGATCTCATGCGGCCTGACCGCATCGTCATCGGCGGAAACAGCGACAGGGCGCTCGCCTTGATGCAGAAAATTTACGAGCCCTTTGTCGCTCCCGTCCTCGTCACTGATATCAACAGCGCCGAACTCATCAAACACGCAGCCAACAGCTTTCTGGCGCTGAAGATCAGCTACATCAATGCCCTGGCGGAAATTTGCGAAGTCAGCGGTGCGGATGTCCTCAAAGTCGCCGAAGGCATCGGCGCGGATAAACGCATCGGTCGCGGTTTCCTCAATGCCGGCCTGGGCTATGGCGGCTCTTGTTTCCCCAAGGATGTTTCCGCCTTCATAGCCATCGCTGAGCAGTTAGGCCTTCCCTTTGACCTGCTCAAAGAAGTCCAGAAAATCAACATCCGGCAGGTGGACCGCTTCCTGGATGCCATTCGTGAGGCGCTTTGGGTGCTGAAGGATAAAAAAATCGCCGTCTGGGGACTCAGCTTCAAGCCGAATACCGACGATGTCCGCTCTTCTGTCGCCGTGAATCTGGTGGAGCGTTTGGTGGCGGAAGGCGCTTTGGTCAGTGCTTACGATCCCCAGGCGATGCCAAAAGCGGCTGAGTTACCCATGGCTTCTAAAATTCGTTTCGCCAGCAGCGCACTGGATGCTGCCGCAGATGCGGAGGTCCTCATCATCGCCACCGAATGGCCGGAATTTGCCTCGGCGGACCTCGCCTCACTGCGCAGTACCATGCGCACCCCTTTGATCTTTGACGGTCGTAATCTGCTTGATCCTGTCGCCGTTCGCGATTTTGGCTTCCAATACCGTGGCATTGGCCGCGGCATCGTGGCTGAGCGTGGATAGACCGCCTGCCTGTCTGTTGTTAAGTCTGAGCCTTCCATTCTGAATCCGCTGAAAACCATCCATTCATCCTCCCCTGCCACCAGCGTCCGCAACCACGCCCTGGACGTCTTGACCGACTGGCAAAAATCCGGCCGCTTTGCCACAGACCTGCTGGACGAGCGCGTCCGCCGTGCCGTGCTTTCACCTCCCAATGCTGCTTTCCTTCACGATATCGTCTTTACGACGCTGCGGAATCTCAGCCTGCTGGACTTCTGGGCGGATCAAATGACTGATGGAAAGCATCTGGACCATCGCACCCGCTGGCTGCTGCGCATCGGCCTCTGCCAGCTCCTGCTTTTGGGCGTGCCATCCCATGCCGCCGTCAATGAAACTGTCGCTGCTGCCGGTCGTTCCGGGGCTCTCGTCAATGCCGTCCTGCGCCGTGCTGGGCGTGAGGAAGCCAGGCTGCATGCTCTCGTCGAGGCTCAGCCGCTGACCGTTCGTTATTCGCACCCAGAATTCATGGTCCGCCGCTGGATCAAGATCATGGGCAAGACCAAGGCCGAAAGCCTCTGCCAGTGGAATCAGGAACCCCCACCCGTGTTTGTGCGCCTGAATGCCCTTCACGAAGAAGCCTTCCTCCGACTGTCCAAAATGCCCGAGCTCACCGATATCGGTGAAGGCTTTTACCAATGCGAAAGTGCCCCACGCGAAGCCCTGAAGCATGGCCTTTGTTATGCCCAGGACCCCAGCACTGCCCATGCCCCGCGCATGCTGGCACCGAAACCGGGTGAAACCGTGCTCGATGCTTGCGCTGCCCCGGGTGGCAAAACCGCACTCCTGGCCGAGATCATGTGCAATGAAGGCCGCATCTTTGCCTGCGATTCATCTCCCGCCCGGCTCACCCGCCTGCGTGAAAATCTCACCCGTCTGAAGGTCCGTATCGCCCACGTCCACACCTTCGATTTATTAGGGGATGCGCCCCCACCGTTTGGCGATCTGCTCTTTGACCGCATCCTTCTGGATGTTCCGTGTTCGAATACAGGCGTCATGCGCCGTCGCATTGATGTACGCTGGCGCCTCCAGGAGGAAGAATTCGCCGTCCTGGCGGATACCCAGCGCCGCATTGTGGCTTCCGCCCTTCGTTTCCTCAAGCCTGGCGGTTCCCTGGTTTACAGCACCTGCAGCATTGATCCGGATGAAAATCAGTCCGTCATCAAAGCCATCCTGGAGGCTCATCCAGATATGGAATTGATCGAAAGCCGCCTCATCTTCCCGCCCAAAGAGCAGACGGATGGAGCCTTCGCCGCACGCTTGGTCAAGAAGGCATGAGCGAGGCCGTCCAGACCCAGCGGGCCGATAAATGGCTGCACCACGTGCGCGTCTTTAAAACCCGCAGTCTGGCCACCCAGGCCTGTACGAAAGGCAACGTCACCCTCGATGACCAGCCTGTAAAACCCGCGCGCGATTTGCGGGCAGGGGACGTCATTGAGGTGGTGCGTGGAGACCTGCGCCTGCGCTTGCGGGTGACCGCCTTTGCCCCACGCCGACTCAGTGCCCCGCAGGTATCGGAATTCTACGAAAACCTCACCCCCCAGGAGTGGATCGAAAAAGCTGCCGAGCTCCGCCGTCAAAAGGAGCTCGAAACCCCTCACGAGCACGAAATGGTGACCAAGCCTAACAAACAGCAGCTTCGCCAGTTGCGTGAATGGCAGGAGCAGAATCATTCCATGTAGCCGAGCACTGCCTGGCCCGAATTCACGGGGCTGAAGACAAAGAATAGACGGGGCGGAAACAGGGAAGGGGAGCTGCAATCCCCGGTTGCCCCTGGTCCATGAGGTGCTAAGAAGGAAGTGCCCTATGCCGCGTTTTTTCCGCCCTCTCCCTCTTTCAAAATGCGTCTCTGCCATGCTCTCCCTCGGGAGCATCTGGTTGGTTTTTGCCCCGGCTACCGCCTCTGCACAATCCGCAGTCCTGGCGGCAGATAGCTTCAACCGTAAGATTCACGTGGCCAATCAGGCCAATGAGAAGCGCCCCGTAGGCGGCCTAGCCAAAATCGCCACCGCCATGGTCACGCTCGATTGGGCGGAGGCCTCCAAAGCCGGCGTCAATATCCTCGCCACCGTCCCTGCCTATGCGCCGCAGGTCGCCGGTAGCAATACCCTCGGCCTCCAGCCAGGGGACCGCCTCACCCTGCGCGACCTCATTTATGCCACCCTCATGACGGCAGATGACATCGCCGCCATCACCCTGGGGGACTTCGTCGGGCGCGATCACCTTCAGCGGCTTCAGCGTGGCGGCGATCCGCTCAATGAATTTGTCCGTCAGATGAATCAGCTCGCTGCCCGCGAAGGTGCAAGCAATACCCGGTTCACCAATCCTCACGGGTTTGAGAATACCCGCACCATGCCCTATTCCACCGCAGCGGACATGACCCGCCTGGGGCTTTATGCCATCTCACGTCCGGCCCTGCGTTTTTATACCAACCAGCGCTCCCGTGAAGTCACCGTTTACCGTGCCACCGGCCAGCTTAGCCTGCCGTTAAACAACACCAATGAACTGCTCGGCGTATCCAGCATCGACGGCATCAAATACACCTCTACTCCCCGTTCCGGTGGCTGCATCGTCGTCACCGCAGAGCGCCCCGCTTCCGTCACCAAGCAGCCGGATGGATCCAGTCTCATCTATCGTCACCGCATGGTCGTCACCGTCATAGGTTCTTCCAACCCCGCTGCTGAAGCCCACGCGCTGCTTCAGCAAAGC
Coding sequences:
- a CDS encoding D-alanyl-D-alanine carboxypeptidase family protein, with product MLSLGSIWLVFAPATASAQSAVLAADSFNRKIHVANQANEKRPVGGLAKIATAMVTLDWAEASKAGVNILATVPAYAPQVAGSNTLGLQPGDRLTLRDLIYATLMTADDIAAITLGDFVGRDHLQRLQRGGDPLNEFVRQMNQLAAREGASNTRFTNPHGFENTRTMPYSTAADMTRLGLYAISRPALRFYTNQRSREVTVYRATGQLSLPLNNTNELLGVSSIDGIKYTSTPRSGGCIVVTAERPASVTKQPDGSSLIYRHRMVVTVIGSSNPAAEAHALLQQSWAAYDRWLAAGRPITDKRQLLNNY
- the rsmB gene encoding 16S rRNA (cytosine(967)-C(5))-methyltransferase RsmB, producing MHSSSPATSVRNHALDVLTDWQKSGRFATDLLDERVRRAVLSPPNAAFLHDIVFTTLRNLSLLDFWADQMTDGKHLDHRTRWLLRIGLCQLLLLGVPSHAAVNETVAAAGRSGALVNAVLRRAGREEARLHALVEAQPLTVRYSHPEFMVRRWIKIMGKTKAESLCQWNQEPPPVFVRLNALHEEAFLRLSKMPELTDIGEGFYQCESAPREALKHGLCYAQDPSTAHAPRMLAPKPGETVLDACAAPGGKTALLAEIMCNEGRIFACDSSPARLTRLRENLTRLKVRIAHVHTFDLLGDAPPPFGDLLFDRILLDVPCSNTGVMRRRIDVRWRLQEEEFAVLADTQRRIVASALRFLKPGGSLVYSTCSIDPDENQSVIKAILEAHPDMELIESRLIFPPKEQTDGAFAARLVKKA
- a CDS encoding RNA-binding S4 domain-containing protein; the encoded protein is MSEAVQTQRADKWLHHVRVFKTRSLATQACTKGNVTLDDQPVKPARDLRAGDVIEVVRGDLRLRLRVTAFAPRRLSAPQVSEFYENLTPQEWIEKAAELRRQKELETPHEHEMVTKPNKQQLRQLREWQEQNHSM